The Glandiceps talaboti chromosome 1, keGlaTala1.1, whole genome shotgun sequence genome has a segment encoding these proteins:
- the LOC144440093 gene encoding putative protein-lysine deacylase ABHD14B, with product MEAKPKIIDTAMSTITVAANNSRLKVVVGVLAVSVLLYIAYSHISSRPTTSTLLSNAAEIPADVERITTGSGILREMAVEEIPEHLLPESDLTSIKHTTGEGKGVEIQIEGTAENLHYREAVEVKRIGGEFEGDVLLLHGANFDANTWLSVGTLGQLAKLGYRTIAIDLPGYGGSQSVTYAGDPVTFLENVMKELNLNRPVLISPSMSGEYSLPLVLHRPELVRAFVAVAPVGTDKFSDDEYKNCQVPTLIVYGDQDTGIGLESLKHLENLPHKVIEKLVDAEHPAYISQPERWHQILYNFLKTVPK from the exons ATGGAAGCTAAACCGAAAATCATAGATACAGCCATGTCGACTATTACTGTGGCGGCGAACAATTCAAGGCTGAAGGTAGTGGTGGGAGTGTTAGCTGTTTCGGTGTTATTGTACATTGCCTATTCACACATCTCGAGCAGACCCACGACTTCGACTCTTTTGTCGAATGCAGCGGAGATTCCCGCAGATGTAGAACGAATAACGACCGGTAGTGGTATTCTTCGTGAAATGGCAGTGGAAGAAATACCCGAGCATTTGTTGCCTGAAAGCGACTTGACCAGTATCAAACACACAACTGGTGAGGGTAAAGGGGTTGAGATACAAATTGAGGGGACGGCGGAGAATTTACACTACCGAGAAGCGGTCGAAGTAAAACGGATCGGGGGCGAATTTGAGGGTGACGTGTTACTCTTGCATGGAGCAAACTTTGATGCGAACACGTGGCTTAGTGTTGGAACACTCGGCCAATTAGCCAAACTAGGCTATCGAACAATTGCCATAGATTTACCAG GATACGGTGGATCACAATCCGTGACCTACGCAGGTGACCCTGTGACCTTTTTGGAGAATGTCATGAAGGAACTTAACTTAAATCGACCAGTACTGATAAGTCCATCTATGAGTGGTGAATATTCACTACCGTTGGTCCTCCATCGCCCTGAACTAGTTCGTGCATTTGTTGCCGTGGCACCCGTCGGAACGGATAAATTTAGCGATGATGAGTACAAGAATTGTCAG GTGCCGACGTTAATAGTCTACGGAGACCAAGATACTGGTATCGGATTGGAATCGTTGAAACATTTGGAAAATTTACCACATAAGGTTATTGAGAAGTTAGTCGACGCAGAGCATCCAGCCTACATAAGTCAGCCTGAACGGTGGCATCAAATACTATACAACTTTCTGAAGACAGTGCCAAAATAA
- the LOC144453724 gene encoding uncharacterized protein LOC144453724, with protein sequence MESCEEGKSVKSNRFGCTAVVVVGFAALSTLLLLVMTFWLCVKLNNQETTVKVLLVEVEELRNKLEVLDAVHRFQNVEDTKTNTHIAKRDVSDEGAITANCPYGILGLPGPAGPPGQMGPPGPTGRDGRDGFPGQRGDDGRDGSPGSMGPAGQPGTPGLNGERGQKGEPGENGLAGKAGPVGPRGLKGDSGVPGLSSNTVRPSTTDTERPHSASNSSGTIYVRWGRKSCPESAELVYEGIIGGSWYEHVGSGSNPQCLPLDPIYDNPVGGAQSQGLIYGSEYETSSFPPLSHLHDHDPVCAVCRVISRSTVFMIPARNECPSEEWTREYYGYLMSEHHGHKRSEYICVDRHAEARDGSHHSHNGMLLYPVEGRCDSGSLPCGPYTNAYELTCAVCTI encoded by the exons ATGGAGTCGTGCGAAGAGGGAAAGTCGGTAAAATCAAATCGTTTTGGGTGCACTGCAGTTGTTGTAGTCGGCTTTGCAGCTTTGTCTACACTCCTTCTTTTGGTGATGACCTTCTGGTTATGTGTCAAACTAAATAATCAAGAAACGACGGTCAAAGTCTTGCTTGTAGAAGTTGAAGAGTTACGAAACAAGTTAGAAGTTTTG GACGCAGTGCATCGTTTCCAAAATGTTGAAGACACGAAAACCAACACCCATATAGCAAAACGAGACGTCTCAGATGAAGGGGCTATTACAG CAAATTGCCCCTACGGTATTCTTGGCTTACCAGGGCCTGCCGGACCACCAGGCCAAATGGGGCCCCCGGGGCCTACAGGTAGAGACGGTCGGGATGGTTTTCCAGGACAGAGAGGTGACGACGGAAGAGATGGGTCGCCCGGTTCAATGGGACCAGCAGGTCAACCAGGCACCCCTGGACTAAACGGTGAACGTGGTCAGAAGGGAGAACCTGGTGAAAATGGCTTAGCTGGTAAAGCAGGACCAG TTGGTCCGCGTGGATTGAAAGGTGACTCAGGTGTACCAGGGTTGAGTTCAAACACCGTTCGACCTAGTACTACAGACACTGAACGTCCACACAGTGCGAGCAATAGCAGCGGTACTATATACGTACGATGGGGAAGGAAGTCCTGTCCTGAAAGTGCCGAACTCGTGTATGAAG GTATCATAGGAGGGAGTTGGTATGAGCATGTCGGAAGTGGTTCTAACCCCCAATGTCTGCCGTTGGACCCAATATACGATAACCCCGTCGGCGGTGCGCAGTCTCAAGGTTTGATATATGGCAGTGAATACGAAACAAGCAGTTTCCCACCACTCAGCCATCTTCATGATCATGATCCCGTATGCGCTGTGTGCCGTGTCATATCTCGAAGCACCGTTTTCATGATACCAGCTCGTAACGAATGCCCATCAGAAGAGTGGACAAGGGAATACTATGGTTATTTGATGTCCGAACATCACGGACATAAACGTAGTGAATATATTTGTGTCGATCGGCATGCAGAAGCAAGGGATGGATCTCATCACAGTCACAATGGAATGTTATTGTATCCGGTAGAAGGACGGTGTGATTCTGGCTCTCTACCGTGTGGTCCCTATACTAACGCATATGAACTAACCTGTGCTGTGTGTACTATCTAG